The following are from one region of the Nitrospiria bacterium genome:
- a CDS encoding DUF4136 domain-containing protein, with product MKRLKCLFSLMLFGILFGCSTIEIYSDYDPWANFSGLKTFSWIPGPQKETGDPRIDNPLLDAHIRNAVEDQLALNGFEKKGTEKPDFWIGYHAAIDRKLGAQTINHFYAYPPGWAWEHYRTPYVPPGMAITETEIFYYDEGTLILDVVDPETRKLIWRGSAQAEVKYATNPEKRNERIKEAVRRILERFPPKKP from the coding sequence ATGAAACGTTTGAAATGCTTGTTCAGTCTTATGTTATTTGGAATCCTGTTTGGCTGTTCAACGATAGAAATTTATTCAGACTACGATCCTTGGGCAAACTTTTCGGGTTTGAAAACTTTTTCTTGGATCCCAGGTCCACAAAAGGAAACCGGAGACCCTCGAATCGATAACCCTTTGCTGGATGCTCATATCAGGAATGCGGTTGAGGACCAACTGGCTTTGAATGGGTTTGAAAAAAAAGGCACCGAAAAACCTGATTTCTGGATTGGCTATCATGCGGCAATCGATAGAAAACTTGGGGCCCAGACCATAAACCATTTCTATGCCTATCCCCCGGGTTGGGCATGGGAACATTATAGAACCCCATATGTTCCTCCTGGAATGGCAATCACTGAAACCGAGATATTTTATTACGATGAAGGGACCCTGATCTTGGACGTGGTTGATCCAGAAACCCGGAAGCTAATCTGGCGTGGATCTGCCCAAGCCGAAGTTAAATATGCTACCAACCCAGAAAAAAGAAATGAGAGGATAAAGGAAGCCGTCCGTCGAATTCTGGAAAGATTTCCACCAAAGAAACCGTAA
- a CDS encoding SWIB/MDM2 domain-containing protein, which translates to MAEEKGLKKAVKLKKDLAEFLGTSELPRTEITKKLWDYIKENKLQTKTENGKPENSGKFIVADPKLLTIFRNTKSTSKSGKLTDLTNLKEGQTIDMMQMAAVVGANIY; encoded by the coding sequence ATGGCTGAAGAAAAAGGATTGAAAAAAGCAGTGAAATTGAAAAAAGATTTGGCGGAATTTTTGGGGACCAGTGAGCTTCCCAGAACAGAAATTACTAAAAAACTGTGGGATTACATAAAGGAAAATAAACTTCAAACAAAGACTGAAAATGGAAAGCCAGAAAACAGTGGAAAATTTATTGTGGCTGATCCAAAATTACTCACAATATTTAGGAATACGAAATCTACCAGCAAGTCAGGAAAACTGACCGATTTAACCAATCTAAAAGAAGGCCAAACCATTGATATGATGCAAATGGCCGCTGTGGTTGGAGCCAATATATATTAA